A region of Caretta caretta isolate rCarCar2 chromosome 26, rCarCar1.hap1, whole genome shotgun sequence DNA encodes the following proteins:
- the NEFL gene encoding neurofilament light polypeptide — protein MSSFGYDPFFPAYKRRYAESPRLHMAAVRSSSSGGGYGLSRSPYSSLSAPASSVSVRRSYAASSASACLLPAAESFDLSQVAAMSSDLKSLRSQEKAQLQDLNDRFACFIERVHELEQQNKVLEAELLVLRQKHAEPSRFRALYEQEIRELRLAAEEAGGEKQALQGERESLEETLRGLQARYEEETLSREEAEGRLLEARKGADEAALARAELEKRVDSLLDELAFLKKVHEEELAELQAQIQYAHLSVEMDVAAKPDLSAALRDIRAQYEKLAARNMQNAEEWFRSRFTVLTESAAKNTDAVRAAKDEISESRRLLKAKTLEIEATRGMNEAMERQLQELEEKQNDDISAMQDTINKLENELRTTKSEMARYLKEYQDLLNVKMALDIEIAAYRKLLEGEETRLSFTGVGSITTGYTQSAPVFGRSAYSGLQSSSYLMSARSFPAYYSSHVQEEQIEVEETIEAAKMEVAKAAPPSEGEGEEEEKEEAEEEEGGQEAEEEEEGAKEESEEAKEGEEEEGGEEEEAEEGEESQEAAEEAEDGEKKEEAAGKEEKKETKKD, from the exons ATGAGCTCCTTCGGCTACGACCCCTTCTTCCCCGCCTACAAGCGGCGCTACGCCGAGAGCCCCCGGCTGCACATGGCCGCGgtgcgcagcagcagcagcggcggcggctATGGCTTGTCCCGCTCCCCCTACTCCAGCCTCTCGGCGCCGGCCTCCTCCGTGTCGGTGCGCCGCAGCTACGCCGCCTCCTCGGCCTCGGCCTGCCTGCTGCCCGCGGCGGAGAGCTTCGACCTGAGCCAGGTGGCGGCCATGAGCAGCGACCTCAAGTCGCTCCGCAGCCAGGAGAAGGCGCAGCTGCAGGACCTGAACGACCGCTTCGCCTGCTTCATCGAGCGGGTGCACGAGCTGGAGCAGCAGAACAAGGTGCTGGAGGCCGAGCTGCTGGTGCTGCGGCAGAAGCACGCCGAGCCCTCCCGCTTCCGCGCCCTCTACGAGCAGGAGATCCGCGAGCTGCGCCTGGCGGCCGAGGAGGCCGGCGGCGAGAAGCAGGCGCTGCAGGGCGAGCGGGAGAGCCTGGAGGAGACGCTGCGCGGGCTGCAGGCGCGCTACGAGGAGGAGACCCTGAGCCGGGAGGAGGCCGAGGGCCGGCTGCTGGAGGCGCGCAAAGGGGCGGACGAGGCGGCGCTGGCCCGGGCCGAGCTGGAGAAGCGCGTCGACAGCCTGCTGGACGAGCTGGCCTTCCTCAAGAAGGTGCACGAGGAGGAGCTGGCCGAGCTGCAGGCGCAGATCCAGTACGCGCACCTCTCGGTGGAGATGGACGTGGCGGCCAAGCCGGACCTCTCGGCCGCGCTGCGCGACATCCGGGCGCAGTACGAGAAGCTGGCGGCCCGCAACATGCAGAACGCCGAGGAGTGGTTCCGCAGCCGCTTCACCGTGCTCACCGAGAGCGCCGCCAAGAACACGGACGCCGTGCGGGCCGCCAAGGACGAGATCTCCGAGAGCCGCCGCCTGCTCAAGGCCAAGACGCTGGAGATCGAGGCCACCCGCGGCATGAACGAGGCGATGGAGCggcagctgcaggagctggaggagaagcaGAACGACGACATCTCCGCCATGCAG GACACCATTAATAAATTAGAAAATGAACTGAGAACCACAAAGAGTGAGATGGCCCGTTATTTGAAAGAATATCAAGATCTTCTCAATGTGAAAATGGCTCTGGATATTGAAATTGCAGCATACAG AAAACTGTTGGAAGGTGAGGAGACACGGCTTAGTTTCACTGGTGTTGGAAGCATAACCACTGGCTACACTCAGAGTGCCCCAGTCTTTGGCAGGTCTGCCTACAGCGGTTTACAGAGCAGCTCCTATCTGATGTCAGCCCGTTCCTTCCCTGCTTACTACTCCAGTCACGTTCAGGAAGAACAGATAGAAGTAGAGGAGACTATTGAGGCAGCAAAAATGGAAGTGGCCAAAGCAGCACCCCCTTCAGAAGGAgaaggtgaggaggaggagaaggaggaggctgaggaagaggagggaggacaagaagctgaagaagaggaagaag GTGCCAAGGAGGAATCTGAGGAAGCCAAAgagggtgaggaggaggaaggaggagaagaggaagaagcaGAAGAAGGAGAGGAATCCCAAGAGGCTGCTGAGGAAGCTGAAGATGGGGAGAagaaggaagaggcagcaggaaaggaagagaaaaaagagaCAAAGAAGGATTGA